A stretch of DNA from Streptomyces venezuelae:
GACTCCCTGCCGTACCAGATCGTCGACAGTGGTTAGAGGAGCGAGGAACGGACGTGCCCGACCCAACGGTATCGACCGTAACCGTGCTCGCGGCGGACTACTTCCGAAGCTATTCGGTCGTCGGTCTGCTCGCGGCGCTCGGCGTGCTCTTCGTGGCCGTGGCCTTCGGCGCGGGGCGGCTGCTGCGTCCCGCCGTGCCGACCCCCGAGAAGCTGCTGACGTACGAATGCGGTGTCGACCCGGTGGGCGAGGGCTGGGCACACACCCAGGTCCGCTACTACGTCTACGCGTTCCTCTACGTCATCTTCGCCGTCGACTCGATCTTCCTGTTCCCGTG
This window harbors:
- a CDS encoding NADH-quinone oxidoreductase subunit A, giving the protein MPDPTVSTVTVLAADYFRSYSVVGLLAALGVLFVAVAFGAGRLLRPAVPTPEKLLTYECGVDPVGEGWAHTQVRYYVYAFLYVIFAVDSIFLFPWATVFADPQYGATTLIEMFIFLGFLAVGLLYAYKKGVLEWT